The Fervidibacillus albus genome contains a region encoding:
- a CDS encoding AAA family ATPase, producing the protein MSIQEYESVFLEAKTNLTKLKKEVQRFIVGQEEVIDQLLWTMFSGGHALLEGLPGLGKTMLVRSISECLDLSFRRIQFTPDLMPTDITGTMMLQRDESGKQKFTFHEGPIFHQVILADEINRATPKTQSALLEAMGERTVTIMGETKKMKTPFFVLATQNPIDMEGTYPLPEAQKDRFLSKIHVPYPTKKELKEIVLKTTGKERVVLNEIMDGRDVVRYQQLAKEILISEDLLNIAVQIVSATHPAESSAPELVKRYVQYGSGPRGLQSLIQMAKCRALFSGRFAVSTGDLKHVSFPVLRHRIYMNFEGEAEGITPEMIIENVLETVTENWR; encoded by the coding sequence ATGTCGATTCAAGAGTATGAATCTGTCTTTTTGGAAGCGAAGACGAATTTGACGAAATTAAAGAAGGAAGTGCAACGTTTCATCGTAGGCCAAGAAGAAGTAATCGATCAACTATTATGGACGATGTTTTCCGGTGGGCATGCCCTTTTGGAAGGACTCCCTGGGCTAGGGAAAACGATGCTCGTCCGTTCCATTTCCGAATGCCTTGATTTATCCTTCCGTCGAATCCAATTCACCCCAGATTTGATGCCCACGGATATTACCGGAACGATGATGTTACAAAGGGACGAGTCGGGAAAGCAAAAATTTACCTTTCATGAAGGTCCGATTTTCCATCAAGTGATTTTAGCCGATGAGATTAACCGGGCGACGCCGAAAACCCAAAGCGCATTGCTCGAAGCGATGGGGGAACGTACCGTCACCATCATGGGCGAAACGAAGAAGATGAAAACACCATTTTTCGTTTTAGCTACCCAAAATCCGATTGACATGGAGGGAACGTATCCCCTACCGGAAGCCCAGAAGGATCGGTTTTTGAGTAAAATCCACGTCCCATATCCGACGAAGAAAGAATTAAAGGAGATCGTTTTGAAAACGACAGGGAAAGAGCGTGTCGTATTAAACGAAATAATGGATGGACGGGATGTCGTTCGTTATCAACAATTGGCAAAGGAAATTCTCATCTCCGAAGATTTGTTAAATATCGCTGTACAAATCGTTTCTGCTACCCATCCAGCAGAATCGTCTGCACCTGAACTAGTGAAACGTTACGTTCAATATGGAAGCGGACCGAGGGGGTTGCAAAGTCTTATTCAAATGGCGAAATGTCGTGCCCTTTTTTCCGGTCGATTTGCTGTTTCTACAGGAGATTTAAAACACGTATCATTCCCCGTTCTACGCCATCGAATTTATATGAATTTTGAAGGAGAGGCGGAAGGAATTACACCGGAGATGATCATTGAAAACGTGTTAGAAACAGTCACAGAAAACTGGAGGTGA
- a CDS encoding DUF58 domain-containing protein — MPSDSYEDFRKRKLVVQSRSRDVHKGTRTSNTFGMSFDFSDFRQYETGDDLRLIDWNVYARTEKLYIKRFLDEREISVAVYLDCTTSMTYDEKNGHFQNSWLLYSDLSV; from the coding sequence ATGCCGTCTGATTCGTATGAAGACTTTAGGAAACGAAAGCTCGTCGTGCAATCAAGAAGCAGGGACGTTCACAAAGGAACGAGAACTTCCAACACTTTCGGAATGTCTTTTGATTTTTCTGATTTTCGCCAATATGAAACCGGTGATGATCTTCGATTGATCGATTGGAACGTGTATGCCCGAACGGAAAAATTGTATATAAAACGGTTTTTAGATGAACGGGAAATTTCCGTTGCCGTTTATTTAGATTGTACGACTTCCATGACTTACGATGAAAAAAATGGGCATTTTCAAAACAGTTGGCTGCTCTATTCGGACTTATCAGTCTAA